A genomic region of Stenotrophomonas sp. NA06056 contains the following coding sequences:
- a CDS encoding methyl-accepting chemotaxis protein, which produces MPWINNLKLMPKLMLTFGVLLLVMLLQGIVAYRGLHSLNNVTTELAGSRMESIRMAGEMRGMLGEYRNSAYQQLIRASDDVKADARKQAVELRTSMDTSIKDYPKLVDNAQQKKLFDTFAKDWKDALASYDSVTEMLELDLPDDAIDTFVGETRTKHRKAGAALEALIAEDNRLARASRDEAASTYSASAVLTVIALLGGAALGLVLVWLFARALVGSVRGAVSVANDVAGGKLDGHIDVSRQDEVGELMQAMQRMQRDLRERTETDQAIARENLRIRTALDYSSTGVYLTDPNNTIVYSNRALQQTLAQYQDELRRDLPDFDVHASLVGKPVTVLEHRGEMDNTLLANLKQHGVARRPMQYGDAQFAQVVSTIRNEDGDTVGYVVEWRDRTQEAQVEAEVARVIAQAAAGDLSGRIDANDKEGFFLQLAQQINGLLDANSGSIEQISGLLAALSQGDLTVRMHGDYQGVFARMRDDANATAAQLSEIVTRIKQSSRAISSAAGEIASGNSDLSRRTEQQAANLEETAASMEELTSTVRQNAEHARQANQLAIGAHGVASQGGEVVGQVVTTMSAIQASSKKIAEIISVIDGIAFQTNILALNAAVEAARAGEQGRGFAVVASEVRTLAQRSAAAAKEIKGLIDDSVGKVNDGSALVHKAGATMGEIVASVQRVTDIMAEISAASQEQSAGIEQVNQTVVQMDETTQQNAALVEEATAAARAMEEQAGHLSEAVSIFVVDEAEVVVAARTPAPRAAAPAAPAPVAPPARRVSGGRPAVTELADGDWQEF; this is translated from the coding sequence ATGCCGTGGATCAACAACCTGAAACTGATGCCGAAGCTCATGCTGACCTTCGGTGTCCTCTTGCTGGTGATGCTGCTGCAGGGCATCGTCGCCTATCGTGGCCTGCATTCGCTGAACAACGTGACCACCGAGCTGGCCGGTTCTCGCATGGAGAGCATCCGCATGGCCGGCGAGATGCGCGGCATGCTTGGCGAGTACCGCAACAGCGCCTACCAGCAGCTGATCCGCGCCAGCGACGACGTCAAGGCCGACGCCCGCAAGCAAGCGGTCGAGCTGCGTACCAGCATGGACACGTCGATCAAGGACTATCCGAAGCTTGTCGACAACGCACAGCAGAAGAAGCTGTTCGACACCTTCGCCAAGGACTGGAAGGATGCGCTGGCTTCCTACGACAGCGTCACCGAGATGCTGGAGCTGGACCTGCCCGACGATGCGATCGACACCTTCGTCGGCGAAACCCGCACCAAGCACCGCAAGGCTGGCGCCGCGCTCGAAGCGCTGATCGCCGAGGACAACCGCCTCGCCCGCGCCTCGCGCGACGAAGCTGCCTCCACCTACTCCGCCTCGGCCGTACTGACGGTCATCGCCCTGCTCGGCGGTGCCGCGCTCGGCCTGGTGCTGGTGTGGCTGTTCGCCCGCGCCTTGGTCGGCAGCGTGCGTGGCGCCGTCTCGGTGGCCAACGACGTCGCCGGTGGCAAGCTTGATGGTCACATCGACGTCAGCCGCCAGGACGAAGTCGGCGAGCTGATGCAGGCCATGCAGCGCATGCAGCGCGACCTGCGTGAGCGCACCGAAACCGACCAGGCCATCGCCCGCGAGAACCTGCGCATCCGCACCGCGCTGGATTACAGCTCGACCGGCGTCTACCTGACCGATCCCAACAACACCATCGTCTACAGCAACCGCGCCCTGCAGCAGACCCTGGCCCAGTACCAGGACGAGCTGCGCCGCGACCTGCCCGACTTCGACGTCCACGCCTCGCTGGTCGGCAAGCCGGTCACCGTGCTCGAGCACCGTGGCGAGATGGACAACACCCTGCTGGCCAACCTCAAGCAGCATGGCGTGGCCCGCCGCCCGATGCAGTATGGCGACGCCCAGTTCGCCCAGGTCGTGTCGACCATCCGCAATGAAGACGGCGACACCGTCGGCTACGTGGTGGAATGGCGCGACCGCACCCAGGAAGCGCAGGTCGAGGCAGAAGTGGCACGGGTGATCGCCCAGGCCGCCGCTGGCGACCTGTCCGGCCGTATCGACGCCAACGACAAGGAAGGCTTCTTCCTGCAGCTGGCCCAGCAGATCAACGGCCTGCTGGACGCCAACTCGGGCAGCATCGAACAGATCTCCGGCCTGCTCGCCGCGCTGTCGCAGGGTGACCTGACCGTGCGCATGCATGGCGACTACCAGGGCGTGTTCGCCCGCATGCGTGATGATGCCAACGCCACCGCCGCACAGCTGAGCGAGATCGTCACCCGCATCAAGCAGTCCAGCCGCGCGATCAGCTCGGCCGCCGGTGAAATCGCCTCCGGCAACAGCGACCTGTCGCGCCGTACCGAACAGCAGGCTGCCAACCTGGAAGAAACCGCTGCCTCGATGGAGGAACTGACCTCCACCGTGCGCCAGAACGCCGAACACGCCCGCCAGGCCAACCAGCTCGCCATCGGCGCGCACGGCGTGGCCTCGCAGGGCGGCGAAGTGGTCGGCCAGGTGGTCACCACGATGTCGGCCATCCAGGCCTCGTCGAAGAAGATCGCCGAAATCATCTCGGTCATCGACGGCATCGCCTTCCAGACCAACATCCTGGCGCTGAACGCCGCGGTGGAAGCCGCGCGTGCCGGCGAACAGGGCCGTGGTTTCGCCGTGGTCGCCAGCGAAGTGCGCACCCTCGCCCAGCGCTCGGCTGCAGCGGCCAAGGAAATCAAGGGCCTGATCGACGACTCCGTCGGCAAGGTCAATGACGGCTCGGCGCTGGTGCACAAGGCCGGCGCCACCATGGGCGAGATCGTCGCCTCGGTGCAGCGCGTGACCGACATCATGGCCGAGATCTCCGCTGCCTCGCAGGAACAGTCGGCCGGCATCGAGCAGGTCAACCAGACCGTGGTGCAGATGGACGAAACCACCCAGCAGAATGCCGCGCTGGTGGAAGAAGCCACTGCTGCCGCACGGGCAATGGAAGAGCAGGCCGGCCACCTGAGCGAGGCGGTGTCGATCTTTGTGGTCGACGAAGCCGAAGTCGTGGTCGCCGCGCGCACGCCGGCACCGCGTGCCGCAGCACCGGCAGCTCCGGCTCCGGTGGCACCGCCGGCCCGACGCGTCAGCGGCGGTCGCCCGGCAGTGACCGAACTGGCCGATGGAGACTGGCAGGAATTCTGA
- a CDS encoding methyl-accepting chemotaxis protein, whose protein sequence is MNLLHRWQHYFSNLSVRRKLNLLTLLIALGVIALSVIAARMQYLDLTDTRKSSLKTQVELSYGILDHYHRLAGSGELSEDAAKAAALQALEVMRAQNDTYYYNIYDTGYHVLMHPFRKDLVGKDMKDFRTADGVRIYYDQIEAAKAGGGFVAYRWAKPGEKGEVEKVAYAGLFKPWNWVVSSGVYMDDVQQQALVFTAVMTLAGGVLVLIVLALSWVIGNRIARPLKQATAVAEGIASGKLDSHIGPQPHDETGRLLEAMSRMQQQLHAVISGQREMARRHDGGELSYRIDASTFPGEYGLMVQETNALVGGHVQTLHDVLNVVQQYAVGDLSADIARYPGEKAAMTTTVDTVKANLGRINAEIKQLASAAAAGDFSQRGDAQRFDHDFRTMLENLNAMMAVSDENLGKLSQLLSSIADGDLTARMHGDYQGVFARMRDDANATVSQLTQIVGQIQLSASSITLSAGEIASGNSDLSRRTEQQAANLEETAASMEELTSTVRQNAEHARQANQLAIGAHGVASQGGSVVGQVVTTMSAIEASSKKIAEIISVIDGIAFQTNILALNAAVEAARAGEQGRGFAVVASEVRTLAQRSAAAAKEIKSLIDESVGKVAEGSSLVHQAGSTMGEIVASVQRVTDIMAEISAASQEQSAGIEQVNQTVVQMDETTQQNAALVEEATAAARAMEDQAAQLADAVAIFRLDNQVAVAVKAVTAKVAPKVASAAPSRPLSTPAPIRRTHSSTVVSNDGDWQEF, encoded by the coding sequence ATGAATCTCCTGCATCGCTGGCAACACTACTTCAGCAATCTCTCCGTCCGACGCAAGCTCAATCTGCTCACGCTGCTGATCGCGCTCGGCGTGATCGCGCTCTCGGTGATCGCTGCCCGCATGCAGTACCTGGACCTGACCGATACCCGCAAGTCTTCGCTGAAGACCCAGGTCGAGCTGAGCTACGGCATCCTCGACCACTACCACCGCCTCGCCGGATCCGGTGAACTCAGCGAAGACGCCGCCAAGGCCGCCGCACTGCAGGCGCTGGAAGTCATGCGCGCGCAGAACGACACCTATTACTACAACATCTACGACACCGGCTATCACGTGCTCATGCACCCGTTCCGCAAGGATCTGGTGGGCAAGGACATGAAGGATTTCCGTACTGCCGATGGCGTTCGCATCTACTACGACCAGATCGAGGCGGCCAAGGCCGGCGGCGGGTTCGTGGCCTATCGCTGGGCCAAGCCCGGCGAGAAGGGCGAGGTCGAAAAGGTGGCCTACGCCGGCCTGTTCAAGCCCTGGAACTGGGTGGTCAGCAGCGGCGTCTACATGGACGACGTGCAGCAGCAGGCACTGGTCTTCACCGCCGTCATGACCCTGGCCGGCGGCGTGCTGGTGCTGATCGTGCTCGCATTGAGCTGGGTCATCGGCAACCGCATCGCACGACCGCTGAAGCAGGCCACCGCTGTGGCCGAAGGCATCGCCAGCGGCAAGCTGGACAGCCATATCGGTCCGCAGCCGCACGACGAAACCGGTCGCCTGCTCGAAGCCATGTCGCGCATGCAGCAGCAGCTGCACGCGGTCATCAGCGGCCAGCGCGAGATGGCACGCCGCCACGACGGCGGTGAGCTCAGCTACCGCATCGACGCCAGCACCTTCCCCGGCGAGTACGGGCTGATGGTGCAGGAAACCAACGCCCTGGTCGGCGGCCACGTGCAGACCCTGCACGATGTGCTGAACGTCGTGCAGCAGTACGCCGTCGGCGACCTCAGCGCCGACATCGCCCGCTACCCGGGCGAAAAGGCGGCGATGACCACCACCGTCGACACCGTCAAGGCCAACCTCGGCCGCATCAATGCCGAGATCAAGCAGCTGGCCAGCGCCGCAGCCGCGGGCGACTTCAGCCAGCGCGGCGACGCCCAGCGCTTCGATCACGATTTCCGCACCATGCTGGAAAACCTCAACGCCATGATGGCGGTCAGTGATGAGAACCTCGGCAAGCTCTCGCAGCTGCTGTCGTCCATCGCCGACGGCGACCTGACCGCACGCATGCACGGTGACTACCAGGGCGTGTTCGCGCGCATGCGTGACGATGCCAACGCCACGGTCAGCCAGCTCACCCAGATCGTTGGCCAGATCCAGCTCAGCGCCTCCAGCATCACCCTGTCGGCCGGCGAGATCGCCTCGGGCAACAGTGATTTGTCGCGCCGCACCGAGCAACAGGCGGCCAACCTGGAAGAAACCGCCGCCTCGATGGAGGAGCTGACCTCCACCGTGCGCCAGAACGCTGAACACGCGCGCCAGGCCAACCAGCTCGCTATCGGCGCGCATGGCGTGGCCTCGCAGGGCGGCAGCGTCGTTGGCCAGGTGGTCACTACGATGTCGGCCATCGAAGCGTCCTCGAAGAAGATCGCCGAGATCATCTCGGTCATCGACGGCATCGCCTTCCAGACCAACATCCTGGCGCTGAACGCGGCAGTCGAAGCCGCCCGTGCCGGCGAACAGGGCCGAGGCTTCGCCGTGGTCGCCAGCGAGGTGCGCACCCTCGCCCAGCGCTCGGCCGCCGCCGCCAAGGAGATCAAGAGCCTGATCGACGAATCGGTCGGCAAGGTCGCCGAAGGCTCCAGCCTGGTGCACCAGGCTGGCAGCACCATGGGCGAGATCGTCGCGTCGGTGCAGCGCGTGACCGACATCATGGCCGAGATTTCTGCTGCCTCGCAGGAGCAGTCCGCCGGCATCGAGCAGGTCAACCAGACCGTGGTGCAGATGGACGAAACCACCCAGCAGAACGCCGCGCTGGTGGAAGAAGCCACGGCGGCAGCACGGGCGATGGAAGACCAGGCTGCGCAGCTTGCCGATGCCGTGGCGATCTTCCGACTCGACAACCAGGTCGCTGTCGCAGTGAAGGCGGTGACTGCCAAGGTCGCGCCGAAGGTTGCCAGCGCCGCGCCTTCGCGGCCGTTGTCGACGCCCGCACCGATCCGCCGTACCCACTCCAGCACCGTCGTCTCCAACGACGGCGACTGGCAGGAATTCTGA
- a CDS encoding CheR family methyltransferase, which translates to MDTSPVQSPTPIVSGTREFEFADRDFRRVCDLIYQRVGIALAPAKRDMVYGRLSRRLRTLGMRSFQQYLDHLEQGDGDEWQAFTNALTTNLTAFFREPHHFDKLREELQQRNGRGPLLLWSCAASTGEEPYSMAITACEAFGTLKPPVRIVATDVDTQVLATAGRGVYNIDRVAGLDPDLRRRYFQRGSGPNEGQCRVLPALRELIEFRPLNLLAPRYDVGGPFDALFCRNVMIYFDKPTQRAILGRLVNHLADDGLLYTGHSENYLHAADLIQPCGRTLYRRAQGAGA; encoded by the coding sequence ATGGACACGTCACCCGTGCAGAGCCCTACCCCCATCGTCAGCGGTACACGCGAATTCGAGTTCGCCGACCGTGATTTCCGCCGCGTCTGCGACCTGATCTACCAGCGCGTGGGCATCGCTCTCGCCCCGGCCAAGCGCGACATGGTGTATGGACGCCTGTCGCGCCGGCTGCGCACGCTGGGCATGCGCAGCTTCCAGCAGTACCTGGACCACCTGGAACAGGGCGATGGTGACGAGTGGCAGGCATTCACCAATGCGCTGACCACCAATCTCACTGCGTTCTTCCGCGAGCCGCACCATTTCGACAAGCTGCGCGAGGAGCTGCAGCAGCGCAACGGCCGTGGCCCGCTGCTGCTGTGGTCATGCGCTGCCTCCACCGGTGAGGAGCCTTACTCGATGGCGATCACCGCCTGCGAAGCGTTCGGTACCCTGAAACCACCGGTGCGCATCGTCGCCACCGACGTAGACACCCAGGTGCTGGCCACCGCCGGGCGCGGTGTCTACAACATCGATCGTGTCGCCGGCCTTGATCCGGACCTGCGTCGACGCTACTTCCAGCGCGGCAGTGGCCCCAACGAAGGCCAGTGCCGCGTACTGCCGGCGCTGCGCGAGCTGATCGAGTTCCGCCCGCTCAACCTGCTGGCGCCGCGCTACGACGTCGGCGGCCCGTTCGATGCGCTGTTCTGCCGCAACGTGATGATCTACTTCGACAAGCCGACCCAGCGCGCGATTCTCGGCCGTCTGGTCAACCATCTGGCCGACGACGGCCTGCTCTACACCGGCCACTCGGAGAACTACCTGCACGCCGCCGACCTGATCCAGCCCTGCGGTCGTACCCTGTATCGACGCGCGCAGGGAGCCGGCGCATGA
- the cheD gene encoding chemoreceptor glutamine deamidase CheD → MNASLRTDDVMRYQDARFKTIAAKLLPTQYLVVDDTTALTTTLGSCVAACLRDPVLKIGGMNHFLLPEGNAGDGAPARYGSYAMELLINDMLKRGAHRKRIEAKVFGGANVLKGFTSNPVGTRNAEFVRQYLQAEHIPILAEDLCGIHPRKIWFFADTGRVVVQRLPHAHEAEVAATESAVRARLSKAPVTGGVELFE, encoded by the coding sequence ATGAATGCATCGCTGCGCACCGATGATGTGATGCGCTACCAGGACGCACGCTTCAAGACCATCGCCGCCAAGCTGCTGCCGACCCAGTACCTGGTGGTGGATGACACCACTGCGCTGACCACAACGCTTGGCTCCTGCGTGGCGGCATGCCTGCGCGACCCGGTGCTGAAGATCGGTGGCATGAACCACTTCCTGCTTCCTGAAGGCAACGCTGGCGATGGCGCGCCCGCACGTTACGGCAGCTATGCAATGGAACTGCTGATCAACGACATGCTCAAGCGTGGTGCGCACCGCAAGCGCATCGAGGCCAAGGTGTTCGGCGGCGCCAACGTGCTGAAAGGCTTCACCAGCAACCCGGTGGGTACGCGCAACGCCGAGTTCGTGCGCCAGTACCTGCAGGCCGAGCACATCCCGATCCTGGCCGAAGATCTGTGCGGCATCCATCCGCGCAAGATCTGGTTCTTCGCCGATACCGGCCGCGTCGTCGTACAGCGCCTGCCGCACGCCCACGAAGCGGAAGTGGCCGCGACCGAATCGGCCGTGCGCGCACGCCTGTCCAAGGCCCCGGTCACCGGTGGCGTGGAGCTGTTCGAATGA
- a CDS encoding chemotaxis response regulator protein-glutamate methylesterase translates to MTLTGNAPCRVLIVDDSAVVRQMLTEILSSDPAIDVVGTAADPLLAREKIKRLAPDVITLDVEMPRMDGLAFLENLMRLHPLPVVMISSLTERGADTTLQALGLGAVDFVSKPKLDVARGLQAYADEIIAKVKMAARSRVRPLVRVATPKLTLDAAPALRPAATQFRTTDRLIAIGSSAGGTEALRVVLEGMPADGPAVVMTQHLPASFSTAFAERLDRHSAMAVREASDGEAVLPGHAYLPPGGKHLRIIRDGARWRCRVDDGPAVNRHKPAVDVLFRSVAQAAGGNAIGAILTGMGDDGARGLLEMRQAGAPTLVQDEATSVVWGMPGAAFKLGAAEEQVPLERIAERLLALARG, encoded by the coding sequence ATGACCCTGACCGGCAACGCCCCCTGCCGGGTCCTGATCGTCGACGATTCCGCCGTCGTACGGCAGATGCTTACCGAAATCCTGTCCAGCGATCCGGCCATCGACGTGGTCGGCACCGCGGCCGATCCGCTGCTGGCCCGCGAGAAGATCAAACGCCTGGCCCCGGACGTGATCACCCTGGACGTGGAAATGCCGCGCATGGATGGCCTGGCGTTCCTGGAAAACCTGATGCGCCTGCATCCGCTACCGGTGGTGATGATCTCCTCGCTGACCGAGCGCGGTGCCGACACCACCCTGCAGGCGCTGGGCCTGGGCGCGGTGGATTTCGTCTCCAAGCCCAAGCTCGATGTGGCCCGTGGCCTGCAGGCCTATGCCGATGAAATCATCGCCAAGGTGAAGATGGCTGCGCGCTCGCGGGTGCGCCCACTGGTGCGCGTGGCCACACCGAAACTCACGCTGGACGCCGCCCCTGCCCTGCGTCCGGCAGCAACGCAGTTCCGCACCACGGATCGTCTGATCGCCATCGGCTCGTCGGCCGGTGGTACCGAAGCACTGCGCGTGGTGCTGGAAGGCATGCCCGCCGATGGTCCCGCGGTGGTGATGACCCAGCACCTGCCGGCCAGTTTCAGCACCGCCTTCGCCGAGCGCCTGGACCGCCATTCGGCGATGGCCGTGCGCGAAGCCAGCGATGGTGAAGCCGTGCTTCCCGGCCACGCTTACCTGCCACCGGGCGGCAAGCATCTGCGGATCATCCGCGACGGTGCGCGCTGGCGCTGCCGTGTGGATGACGGCCCTGCAGTCAACCGGCACAAACCGGCAGTGGACGTGCTGTTCCGTTCGGTGGCGCAGGCCGCCGGCGGCAATGCCATCGGCGCCATCCTCACCGGCATGGGCGATGACGGCGCACGTGGCCTGCTGGAAATGCGCCAGGCGGGCGCGCCCACCCTGGTGCAGGACGAAGCGACCAGCGTGGTCTGGGGCATGCCGGGTGCCGCGTTCAAGCTCGGCGCCGCCGAGGAACAGGTGCCGCTGGAACGCATTGCCGAGCGTCTGCTGGCACTGGCCCGAGGCTGA
- a CDS encoding energy transducer TonB, with protein MRPVAVPTLSDAVRCRSFRALVRSMAGVALLCVASVAAAYEDPPTVGISSMANNPAWFPAAVYKKVPPGRKSLLLEMHVDARGEWTSTKVIESSGWEAIDAAYVKASQRWDYQAAVRDGERVAGVMRLPVSFCLVACEPVPTTAATGQAAVEPQDGPAALDLSSRYGKAPIYPGQAYRDGLQGEVIVVCHVAADGTLADAVVETSSGWAVLDEAALMAVKKWTYTAARKNGVPVPGHVRIPVSFKQP; from the coding sequence ATGCGCCCCGTTGCTGTGCCGACCCTCTCCGACGCCGTTCGCTGTCGTTCATTCCGTGCGCTCGTGAGATCGATGGCCGGTGTCGCACTGTTGTGCGTGGCATCCGTCGCAGCCGCCTATGAAGATCCACCGACGGTGGGCATCAGTTCAATGGCGAACAACCCCGCATGGTTCCCGGCGGCGGTATACAAGAAGGTTCCCCCGGGCAGGAAGTCACTGCTGCTGGAAATGCATGTGGATGCGCGGGGCGAGTGGACATCGACGAAGGTGATCGAAAGCAGCGGCTGGGAGGCCATCGATGCGGCCTACGTCAAGGCGAGCCAACGCTGGGACTATCAGGCGGCCGTGCGCGACGGCGAACGGGTGGCCGGCGTGATGCGGTTGCCGGTGTCGTTCTGCTTGGTGGCGTGCGAGCCGGTGCCGACGACAGCCGCTACCGGGCAAGCTGCAGTCGAGCCGCAGGACGGCCCGGCGGCGCTGGACCTGTCATCGCGATACGGCAAGGCCCCGATCTATCCGGGCCAGGCCTATCGGGACGGTTTGCAGGGCGAGGTGATCGTGGTGTGCCACGTGGCCGCCGACGGCACGCTTGCTGATGCCGTCGTGGAAACAAGCAGCGGCTGGGCCGTGCTGGATGAGGCGGCACTGATGGCAGTGAAGAAATGGACGTACACCGCCGCCAGGAAGAATGGCGTGCCGGTGCCGGGGCACGTCCGGATCCCGGTGAGCTTCAAGCAACCGTGA
- the acnB gene encoding bifunctional aconitate hydratase 2/2-methylisocitrate dehydratase, which yields MLEAYRHHVAERAALGIPPLPLTAQQTADVIELLKNPPQGEAEFLLDLLTHRVPAGVDDAAKVKASYLAAIALGSEQNPLISRERATELLGTMLGGYNVAPLVQLLDDASVGTIAANGLKKTLLVFDAFHDVQEKAKAGNANAQSVLQSWADAEWFTSNPEVPQSLTVTVFKVPGETNTDDLSPAPDATTRPDIPMHALAMLKNKRDDAPFTPEEDGKRGPIQQILDLKDKGHLVAYVGDVVGTGSSRKSATNSVLWWTGDDIPFIPNKRAGGVCLGSKIAPIFYNTMEDAGALPIELDVSKMEHGDVVELRPYDGKALKNGEVIAEFQVKSDVLFDEVRAGGRIPLIIGRGLTGKAREALGLAPTDLFRLPVQPVDTGKGFSLAQKMVGRACGLAEGQGMRPGTYCEPKMTSVGSQDTTGPMTRDELKDLACLGFSADLVMQSFCHTAAYPKPVDVKTHHTLPEFISTRGGISLRPGDGVIHSWLNRMLLPDTVGTGGDSHTRFPVGISFPAGSGLVAFAAATGVMPLDMPESVLVRFKGKMQPGVTLRDLVNAIPLYAIKSGLLTVAKAGKKNIFSGRILEIEGLPELKVEQAFELSDASAERSAAGCSVRLNKEPIIEYLTSNITLLKWMIAEGYQDPRSLQRRIEKMEAWLANPELLEPDADAEYAAVIEIDLADIHEPIVACPNDPDDVKTLSEVAGAKIDEVFIGSCMTNIGHFRAAAKLLEGKRDLPTRLWVAPPTKMDASELTKEGVYGTFGATGARMEMPGCSLCMGNQAQIREGSTAMSTSTRNFPNRLGRNTNVYLGSAELAAICSRLGRIPTKEEYMADVGVIAASGAEIYRYMNFDQIEEYQDVAKTVAA from the coding sequence ATGTTGGAAGCCTACCGCCACCACGTCGCCGAGCGCGCTGCGCTTGGCATCCCGCCCCTGCCGCTGACCGCGCAGCAGACGGCCGATGTCATCGAACTGCTGAAGAACCCGCCGCAGGGAGAGGCCGAGTTCCTGCTCGACCTGCTGACCCACCGCGTACCGGCCGGCGTCGATGACGCTGCCAAGGTCAAGGCCTCGTACCTGGCCGCGATCGCGCTGGGCAGCGAGCAGAACCCGCTGATCAGCCGCGAGCGCGCCACCGAACTGCTGGGCACCATGCTCGGCGGCTACAACGTCGCTCCGCTGGTGCAGCTGCTGGACGACGCCAGCGTCGGCACCATCGCCGCCAACGGCCTGAAGAAGACCCTGCTGGTGTTCGATGCCTTCCATGACGTGCAGGAAAAGGCCAAGGCCGGCAACGCCAACGCCCAGTCCGTGCTGCAGAGCTGGGCCGATGCGGAGTGGTTCACCAGCAACCCGGAAGTGCCGCAGAGCCTTACCGTCACCGTGTTCAAGGTGCCGGGCGAAACCAACACCGACGACCTGTCGCCGGCGCCGGACGCGACCACCCGCCCGGATATCCCGATGCACGCCCTGGCGATGCTGAAGAACAAGCGCGACGATGCGCCGTTCACCCCGGAAGAAGACGGCAAGCGCGGCCCGATCCAGCAGATCCTCGACCTGAAGGACAAGGGCCATCTGGTGGCCTACGTCGGCGACGTGGTCGGCACTGGTTCCTCGCGCAAGTCGGCCACCAACAGCGTGCTGTGGTGGACCGGCGATGACATTCCCTTCATCCCGAACAAGCGCGCCGGTGGCGTCTGCCTGGGCTCGAAGATCGCTCCGATCTTCTACAACACCATGGAAGATGCCGGCGCGCTGCCGATCGAGCTGGACGTGTCGAAGATGGAGCACGGCGATGTCGTCGAGCTGCGTCCGTACGACGGCAAGGCGCTGAAGAACGGTGAAGTGATCGCCGAGTTCCAGGTCAAGTCCGACGTGCTGTTCGACGAAGTGCGCGCCGGTGGCCGCATTCCGCTGATCATCGGCCGCGGCCTGACCGGCAAGGCGCGTGAAGCGCTGGGCCTGGCCCCGACCGATCTGTTCCGCCTGCCAGTGCAGCCGGTCGACACCGGCAAGGGCTTCTCGCTGGCGCAGAAGATGGTCGGCCGCGCCTGTGGCCTGGCCGAAGGCCAGGGCATGCGCCCGGGCACCTACTGCGAACCGAAGATGACCTCGGTCGGCTCGCAGGACACCACCGGCCCGATGACCCGCGACGAGCTGAAGGACCTGGCTTGCCTGGGCTTCTCGGCCGACCTGGTGATGCAGTCGTTCTGCCACACCGCCGCCTACCCGAAGCCGGTGGACGTGAAGACCCACCACACCCTGCCGGAATTCATCTCCACCCGTGGCGGCATCTCGCTGCGCCCGGGCGACGGCGTGATCCACAGCTGGCTGAACCGCATGCTGCTGCCGGACACCGTCGGTACCGGTGGCGACTCGCACACCCGTTTCCCGGTGGGCATTTCGTTCCCGGCCGGTTCGGGCCTGGTCGCCTTCGCCGCTGCCACCGGCGTGATGCCGCTGGACATGCCGGAATCGGTGCTGGTGCGCTTCAAGGGCAAGATGCAGCCGGGCGTGACCCTGCGTGACCTGGTCAACGCGATCCCGCTGTACGCCATCAAGTCGGGCCTGCTGACTGTGGCCAAGGCCGGCAAGAAGAACATCTTCTCCGGTCGCATCCTGGAAATCGAAGGCCTGCCGGAACTGAAGGTCGAACAGGCGTTCGAACTGTCCGATGCCTCGGCCGAGCGTTCGGCGGCCGGTTGCTCGGTGCGCCTGAACAAGGAACCGATCATCGAGTATCTGACCAGCAACATCACCCTGCTGAAGTGGATGATTGCCGAGGGCTACCAGGATCCGCGTTCGCTGCAGCGCCGTATCGAGAAGATGGAAGCGTGGCTGGCCAACCCGGAACTGCTGGAGCCGGATGCCGACGCCGAGTACGCCGCCGTCATCGAGATCGACCTGGCCGACATCCACGAGCCGATCGTGGCCTGCCCGAACGACCCGGACGACGTGAAGACCCTGTCCGAAGTCGCTGGCGCCAAGATCGACGAAGTGTTCATCGGTTCGTGCATGACCAACATCGGTCACTTCCGTGCCGCTGCGAAGCTGCTGGAAGGCAAGCGCGACCTGCCGACCCGCCTGTGGGTGGCACCGCCGACCAAGATGGATGCGTCCGAGCTGACCAAGGAAGGCGTGTACGGCACCTTCGGCGCCACCGGCGCACGCATGGAAATGCCGGGCTGCTCGCTGTGCATGGGCAACCAGGCGCAGATCCGCGAAGGCTCCACCGCGATGTCGACCTCGACCCGCAACTTCCCGAACCGTCTGGGCCGCAACACCAACGTGTACCTGGGTTCGGCCGAACTGGCTGCGATCTGCTCGCGTCTGGGCCGCATCCCGACCAAGGAAGAGTACATGGCCGATGTGGGCGTGATCGCCGCCAGCGGCGCGGAGATCTACCGCTACATGAACTTCGACCAGATCGAGGAATACCAGGACGTGGCCAAGACGGTCGCTGCCTGA